The following are encoded together in the Bacteroidales bacterium MB20-C3-3 genome:
- a CDS encoding alpha-amylase family glycosyl hydrolase, which produces MKRIIILVLLFVIISCNKDNNSIHGTDPNPPGIERDDISQYNAKEWDGIKRGGVFYEIFVRSFADSNGDGIGDLNGITAKLDYLNQIGISGIWLTPIHPSPSYHGYDVEDYLSVKPEYGTMNDFEELVKKAKSLNIKIILDLVLNHTSKTHPWFIDAISSQESRYRDYYLISPSDLVSSNISSGKIPMTQSYISSQWHNISQGTSGYNYLGMFSDWMPDLNFGSIDTCEVSAPFKEMVEISKFWIAKGVSGFRLDAVKHIYQNEISEENPLFLKKFFDSIKKERNDIYVVGENLSGDYREVSPYYTGLPALFNFDAWYKLIYAIENSHAKWYPKDIVEMEASFRSYRNDAINVTKLSNHDEDRTLSRLGGDISKAKIAAAILLTISGSPYIYYGEEIGMLGMKNGGDENVREPFLWSSIQSDNYRTKWRNPLFSTESSVRPLELQRNDKNSIFRVYEKFLKLRNTYQSLAYGEMRYPSNLDSYDKNFMVFFREYSGEKLMIIHNVSSNTSTIAISDPIVRAVADMGSVTYSKINTQSHSVTMPPYSTIIFEL; this is translated from the coding sequence ATGAAAAGGATAATAATACTAGTTCTTCTTTTTGTAATAATTTCTTGTAATAAAGATAATAATTCTATTCATGGAACAGATCCTAATCCTCCGGGCATAGAAAGAGATGATATATCTCAATACAATGCAAAAGAGTGGGATGGTATTAAAAGAGGAGGGGTTTTCTATGAAATATTTGTCAGATCATTTGCGGATAGTAATGGTGATGGGATAGGAGATCTTAATGGTATAACAGCAAAACTGGATTACCTTAATCAAATTGGAATATCGGGTATTTGGTTAACACCTATACATCCCTCTCCCTCGTACCACGGTTATGATGTAGAAGATTATTTATCTGTTAAACCGGAATATGGTACAATGAATGACTTTGAAGAGTTAGTTAAAAAAGCTAAATCTTTAAATATTAAAATTATCCTGGATCTGGTTCTAAATCACACCTCAAAAACTCATCCATGGTTTATTGATGCAATTAGTTCTCAGGAAAGCAGATACAGGGATTATTATTTGATCTCTCCATCTGATTTGGTAAGCAGTAATATCTCTTCCGGAAAAATTCCGATGACCCAGTCCTATATATCATCGCAATGGCATAATATTTCACAAGGCACAAGCGGTTATAACTATTTGGGCATGTTTTCAGATTGGATGCCAGATTTGAATTTTGGATCTATTGATACTTGTGAGGTTTCAGCACCATTTAAAGAGATGGTAGAGATTTCAAAATTTTGGATTGCTAAGGGAGTATCCGGGTTTAGACTTGATGCTGTTAAACACATTTATCAGAATGAAATATCAGAAGAGAATCCTCTTTTCTTAAAGAAATTCTTTGATTCTATTAAAAAAGAAAGAAATGATATATACGTAGTCGGAGAGAATTTGTCTGGAGACTACAGAGAAGTCTCTCCGTATTACACAGGACTTCCTGCATTATTCAACTTTGATGCTTGGTATAAGTTAATTTATGCAATTGAAAATTCTCATGCAAAATGGTATCCTAAGGATATTGTTGAGATGGAAGCCAGTTTCAGGTCATACAGAAATGATGCAATAAATGTAACTAAACTATCCAATCATGATGAAGACAGAACATTATCAAGGCTTGGAGGAGACATATCCAAAGCAAAAATAGCGGCTGCCATTTTACTTACAATATCAGGCTCTCCATATATTTACTATGGAGAAGAGATAGGAATGCTCGGTATGAAAAATGGTGGAGATGAAAATGTCAGAGAGCCTTTCCTGTGGTCATCAATTCAGTCTGATAACTATAGAACAAAATGGAGAAATCCTCTCTTTTCAACTGAAAGCTCAGTAAGACCTCTTGAATTGCAGAGAAATGATAAAAATTCAATTTTCAGGGTATATGAAAAATTTCTTAAGTTAAGAAACACTTATCAATCATTAGCTTATGGAGAGATGAGATATCCATCTAACTTAGATTCATATGATAAGAATTTTATGGTATTTTTCAGAGAGTATTCAGGAGAAAAATTAATGATAATACACAATGTCTCCTCAAATACTTCTACTATAGCAATCTCTGATCCAATTGTCAGGGCAGTTGCAGATATGGGCAGTGTTACCTATTCAAAAATTAATACTCAAAGTCACTCTGTTACAATGCCTCCATATTCAACTATAATATTTGAATTATGA
- a CDS encoding RagB/SusD family nutrient uptake outer membrane protein: MKKLNIIIAVLSLSILATSCLKDLDTRPLDEKTFTVDKAYADQAAYLQGLAKIYSVMAVSGQDGAGSTDITGLDAGNSQFLRSLWNLQVVTTDECKNGWGNDSWVPELNNNTWSDIKNESIDGVYYRSMFIVALANEYLKQTTEEKLVQRGHTSIKAEVDKYRLEARFMRALAYSILIDTYGNPPFITEEHPIGGYLPEQIGRVEMFKYIESELLDIESKIAAPRTNEYGRADQGAVWTLLARLYLNAEVYTKTAKWTEVITYAKKVITAGYTLSNQYSHLFMADNHSSGAKNEIIFPIIFDGNKIQTYGGMTYLVASSRSGSEKDIVDNGTQQAWDGNRATEKLIDKFTYTDVSGDYPVSADKRAIFFKKGRSKEITNPLNTFTTQGWSVFKFTNKTSTGGKGSHNDFPDTDFPYFRLADVYLMLAEAVVRGGSGSSTTEAIGYINQLRRRAFGNNSGDVASLTLNFIIDERSRELYWEGTRRSDLIRFNMYTGSAYNWPMKGGQPSGVSIDTKYNLFPIPVADLMANPNLEQNQGYN, from the coding sequence ATGAAAAAATTGAATATAATAATAGCAGTTTTGTCACTTTCAATCCTGGCTACATCATGTCTTAAAGATCTTGATACAAGGCCTTTGGATGAAAAAACCTTTACGGTTGACAAAGCATATGCAGACCAGGCAGCCTATCTGCAAGGCCTTGCGAAAATATACTCTGTTATGGCCGTATCTGGCCAGGATGGAGCCGGTAGTACTGATATAACAGGGTTGGACGCTGGTAACTCTCAGTTTCTAAGGAGTCTTTGGAATCTACAAGTTGTAACAACTGACGAATGCAAAAACGGCTGGGGAAATGACTCTTGGGTGCCTGAGCTTAATAATAACACTTGGAGTGATATCAAAAATGAATCTATTGATGGTGTATATTACAGGTCAATGTTTATTGTAGCTCTTGCAAACGAGTATCTTAAACAGACAACAGAAGAAAAACTTGTTCAAAGAGGTCATACTTCAATTAAAGCTGAAGTAGATAAATACAGACTTGAAGCAAGATTCATGAGAGCATTGGCTTATTCTATTCTCATTGATACTTACGGAAACCCTCCTTTTATTACCGAGGAGCATCCTATAGGCGGCTATCTGCCTGAGCAGATTGGAAGAGTAGAGATGTTTAAGTATATAGAGTCAGAATTGCTTGATATTGAGTCGAAAATTGCAGCCCCAAGAACAAATGAGTATGGAAGGGCAGATCAGGGAGCTGTATGGACTCTTCTGGCAAGATTGTATTTAAATGCAGAAGTTTATACTAAGACTGCAAAGTGGACTGAGGTAATTACTTATGCTAAAAAAGTAATTACTGCAGGATATACCCTCTCTAATCAGTACTCTCATCTTTTTATGGCTGACAATCATTCATCTGGAGCAAAAAATGAGATAATATTTCCAATTATTTTTGATGGTAATAAAATTCAGACATATGGTGGTATGACATACCTGGTTGCCTCTTCAAGATCCGGAAGTGAGAAAGACATAGTAGATAATGGTACTCAACAGGCTTGGGATGGTAACAGGGCAACAGAAAAACTTATTGATAAATTTACATATACAGATGTATCAGGAGATTATCCGGTGAGTGCAGATAAGAGAGCAATCTTCTTTAAGAAAGGTAGGAGTAAGGAGATTACTAATCCGCTTAACACTTTTACAACACAAGGTTGGTCTGTATTTAAGTTTACAAATAAGACCTCAACCGGAGGGAAGGGTTCTCATAATGATTTTCCTGACACAGATTTTCCATATTTCAGATTGGCAGATGTTTACCTTATGCTAGCTGAGGCAGTTGTCAGAGGTGGTTCCGGATCATCAACAACTGAAGCTATTGGATATATAAATCAGCTTAGAAGAAGAGCGTTTGGAAATAACTCAGGGGATGTAGCTTCGTTAACTTTGAATTTTATTATTGATGAAAGATCAAGAGAGTTATATTGGGAGGGTACCCGCAGATCAGATCTTATCAGATTTAATATGTATACAGGGTCTGCTTATAATTGGCCAATGAAAGGCGGTCAACCATCAGGAGTATCAATTGATACAAAATATAATTTGTTCCCGATTCCTGTGGCGGATTTAATGGCAAATCCTAATCTTGAACAAAATCAAGGTTACAATTAA
- a CDS encoding alpha-amylase family glycosyl hydrolase, with amino-acid sequence MKYLRIIIISFILYSCSNKIEISKFDNYDIATTVRLSQDTTTIIIKDYFPLCDNLDSVTSSSLEIIGDKTMDTIQIVRTKKTKKLNLINLSTNKGEGVIVVLDYCQHNNSGNQVYTVTKEFNKSKVTAEIFGNNAEFIVLWQNRVIDPFYIEVKNENKKTSLNIEIPSSSKNFERSFIRIFSSGSEQIANDVLIPLNFGEVIESSFKIRREDKHAQVMYSLLIDRFFDGDPSNSKKLNSPNVLPKVDYFGGDLKGVLEKIKSGFFNNLGINTIWLSPITQNPYDAWGQYSDPSTQFSGYHGYWPIYLTKIDRRFGDEKVLKELLSEAHARDINVILDYVANHLHIDSPVLKENKDWTTSPITPDGRPNFELWDEFRLTTWFDKHIPSLDLEKEYVNEPLTDSALFWMVNYDFDGFRHDATKHIPEVFWRKLTQKIANSLPDKNIYQIGETYGSPSLINSYVRNGMLDGQFDFNVYDSFIWSVINNDGSFVNVMTTLIESLNTYGYHNLMGYITGNHDRPRFISLAGGALLPDEDWKKAGWNREIGVGKNESYDYLSILHAFIFTIPGIPTVYYGDEFGDPGANDPDNRRWMRFDNYNEHEAKLLNNFVSLSKFRRSSIPLIYGDFIPLKAEEDILAYLRVYMGKIVLIAINKSNDIKEVEIKIPFDFEGKKFQLQSGRILSLDDYTITVEIEPRNFVLINN; translated from the coding sequence ATGAAATATTTACGCATTATAATAATATCTTTTATTTTATATTCGTGTAGCAATAAAATAGAGATCAGCAAATTTGATAATTATGATATTGCTACAACAGTGAGACTATCACAAGATACTACTACAATTATTATTAAAGATTATTTCCCGCTTTGTGACAATTTAGATTCTGTAACATCATCATCATTAGAGATTATTGGTGATAAGACAATGGACACTATTCAAATAGTCAGAACAAAAAAGACGAAGAAATTGAATTTAATCAATTTAAGTACTAATAAGGGAGAGGGTGTTATTGTAGTATTAGATTATTGTCAACATAATAACTCCGGGAATCAAGTATATACTGTTACAAAAGAGTTTAACAAAAGCAAAGTAACTGCAGAGATTTTTGGCAATAACGCTGAATTTATTGTACTATGGCAAAATAGAGTTATAGATCCCTTTTATATAGAGGTTAAAAATGAAAACAAAAAGACCTCTTTAAATATTGAAATACCCTCTTCATCAAAAAATTTTGAAAGGTCTTTCATAAGAATATTTTCTTCGGGATCTGAACAAATTGCCAATGATGTATTAATTCCTCTAAACTTTGGAGAGGTAATTGAGTCATCTTTTAAAATAAGAAGAGAAGATAAGCATGCTCAGGTAATGTACTCTCTCTTGATTGATCGTTTTTTTGATGGAGACCCAAGTAATAGTAAGAAGCTTAATTCACCAAATGTTCTTCCAAAAGTTGATTATTTTGGAGGTGATTTGAAAGGAGTTCTGGAAAAAATTAAATCAGGCTTCTTTAACAATCTTGGTATTAATACAATCTGGCTCTCACCTATAACTCAAAATCCATATGATGCATGGGGTCAATATTCTGACCCTTCAACTCAATTCAGTGGTTATCATGGATATTGGCCAATATATCTGACAAAAATCGACAGGAGATTTGGAGATGAAAAAGTTTTAAAAGAGTTGCTCTCAGAGGCGCACGCCAGAGACATAAATGTAATACTGGATTATGTTGCCAATCATTTACATATTGATAGTCCTGTTTTGAAAGAAAACAAAGATTGGACAACCTCTCCCATAACACCTGACGGTAGACCAAATTTTGAGCTTTGGGATGAATTCAGACTAACAACTTGGTTTGATAAACATATTCCTTCTCTTGATCTAGAGAAAGAGTATGTAAATGAACCTTTGACTGATTCAGCTCTGTTTTGGATGGTTAATTATGACTTTGATGGATTTAGACATGACGCAACTAAGCATATACCTGAAGTATTTTGGAGAAAACTTACACAAAAAATAGCAAATTCACTACCAGATAAAAATATTTATCAGATAGGTGAAACATATGGCTCTCCATCACTTATTAATTCATATGTTAGAAATGGAATGCTGGATGGACAATTTGATTTTAATGTATATGACTCATTTATTTGGAGCGTTATTAATAATGATGGCTCATTTGTTAATGTAATGACAACTCTGATTGAGAGCCTAAATACTTATGGATATCATAATCTTATGGGTTATATAACTGGTAATCATGATAGGCCAAGATTCATATCTCTCGCAGGAGGAGCACTTCTGCCAGATGAAGATTGGAAAAAAGCCGGATGGAATCGCGAAATTGGAGTCGGAAAGAATGAATCGTATGATTATCTCTCAATTCTTCATGCATTCATATTCACTATACCTGGTATTCCTACTGTTTATTACGGAGATGAGTTTGGTGACCCTGGAGCAAATGATCCAGACAACAGAAGATGGATGCGTTTTGATAACTATAATGAACATGAAGCTAAATTGTTAAATAATTTTGTTAGCTTGTCAAAGTTCAGAAGATCTTCTATACCACTAATATATGGAGATTTCATTCCTTTAAAAGCAGAAGAGGATATTCTTGCATATTTGAGAGTATATATGGGTAAAATTGTTTTGATTGCTATTAATAAATCAAATGATATAAAAGAGGTAGAGATAAAAATACCCTTTGATTTTGAGGGGAAAAAATTCCAGTTACAATCAGGTAGAATTCTATCTTTAGATGACTATACTATAACAGTGGAAATAGAGCCAAGAAATTTTGTTTTGATTAATAATTAA
- a CDS encoding nitrilase-related carbon-nitrogen hydrolase produces MKIALCNIPIHWEQFDKNLILSETVLKSVFNNNSGVELLLLPEFFTYGFSVDNKNAESIDGNSLKWLKYSSLFYGSAIYASVPVKDGLNFSNRGYFVRPDGTCEVYDKRHLFSYGGEDKIFTPGSRRVIVNYHGWKILLQICYDLRFPVWSRNVNLEYDLIINIASWPSKRANVINPLVRSRAIENQSFYAFLNRSGSDPYSDYNGESLIIKPDGSSLESIQENNKDYYSIYSLNIDELLSYRSKFQFWRDSDNFKII; encoded by the coding sequence ATGAAAATTGCGCTTTGTAACATACCTATTCATTGGGAGCAATTTGATAAAAATTTAATCCTATCAGAAACTGTACTTAAATCTGTCTTTAATAATAATTCCGGCGTAGAGCTTTTGCTCTTGCCGGAATTTTTCACTTACGGCTTTAGTGTTGATAATAAGAACGCAGAGTCAATTGATGGTAATTCTCTCAAATGGTTGAAATATTCCTCTTTGTTTTACGGATCAGCTATATACGCATCTGTACCAGTTAAAGATGGATTGAATTTCTCTAACAGAGGATACTTTGTAAGACCAGATGGAACATGTGAAGTTTATGATAAAAGGCATCTCTTCTCGTATGGTGGTGAAGATAAAATCTTTACACCGGGTTCAAGAAGGGTTATCGTAAACTATCATGGATGGAAAATACTATTGCAGATCTGCTATGATCTAAGATTCCCCGTGTGGAGCAGGAATGTTAATCTTGAGTATGATCTTATTATTAATATTGCAAGCTGGCCTTCAAAAAGGGCAAATGTGATTAACCCATTAGTAAGATCAAGGGCAATAGAAAATCAATCATTTTATGCTTTCCTAAACCGATCTGGTTCAGATCCATATTCAGATTATAATGGAGAGTCCTTAATAATAAAACCTGATGGGAGTAGTTTAGAATCAATTCAAGAGAATAATAAAGACTACTATTCTATTTATAGTCTTAATATAGATGAACTATTATCATACAGGTCAAAATTCCAGTTTTGGAGAGATTCTGATAATTTTAAAATCATTTAA
- a CDS encoding SusE domain-containing protein: MKIIKYTLSLLVLVLAIVSCTKDESTNVVFNPSDAQAGTLVAPSAIILTDETKGNDLPPFTWTKSNFGFDAAVNYVVEIALEGTNFSKLRVIGSVTTNKLVVKQQELQTAAEKLGVILGNKANIEMRVKSQIADQLDPIISNVVKFSLTTFKPAEKVYPKVWIIGDYCGWNHSKSQFLYDINEDGQYFEGWIAFNGKAQNGFKITYTGGWNGDDIGSNDANVVNNKIKVEPGSNISLFDGKIMYLKLDNRDKNNRTLERVKTISRIGLIGSATPNDWNSPDTELLFNENTNKFETTVTLKDGEIKFRADNDWGLNWGKFDPSEGKNPDQLKPGGANIQVSAGKYKISFNLNKVVPTYELISVE; this comes from the coding sequence ATGAAAATTATAAAATATACATTATCTCTTCTGGTGTTGGTACTTGCAATTGTCTCTTGTACCAAGGATGAAAGCACAAATGTTGTTTTTAATCCATCTGATGCTCAGGCCGGAACTTTAGTTGCACCATCAGCAATTATTTTAACTGATGAAACAAAAGGAAATGATCTTCCTCCTTTCACATGGACAAAAAGCAATTTTGGCTTTGATGCAGCTGTGAATTATGTTGTTGAAATTGCTCTTGAAGGCACAAATTTCTCGAAATTAAGGGTTATCGGCTCTGTAACAACTAATAAGCTAGTTGTTAAGCAGCAGGAGCTACAAACTGCTGCTGAAAAATTAGGTGTTATTCTTGGAAACAAGGCAAATATTGAGATGAGAGTTAAATCTCAAATTGCAGATCAATTAGATCCAATAATTTCTAATGTTGTAAAATTTAGTTTAACAACATTTAAACCAGCAGAAAAGGTCTATCCTAAAGTATGGATTATTGGAGATTATTGTGGATGGAACCATTCTAAATCCCAATTTCTTTATGATATTAACGAGGATGGCCAGTATTTTGAGGGATGGATTGCTTTTAACGGAAAAGCTCAAAATGGGTTTAAAATTACCTATACAGGTGGGTGGAACGGAGATGATATCGGATCAAATGATGCTAATGTCGTAAATAATAAGATTAAGGTTGAGCCGGGCTCTAACATTAGTTTATTTGATGGTAAAATAATGTATCTGAAACTTGATAACAGAGATAAAAACAACAGAACATTAGAAAGAGTCAAAACAATTTCCAGAATAGGATTAATTGGATCAGCTACTCCAAACGATTGGAACAGCCCGGATACTGAACTTCTGTTTAACGAAAATACAAATAAGTTTGAAACAACAGTTACTCTTAAAGATGGCGAAATTAAGTTCAGAGCTGATAATGACTGGGGACTTAACTGGGGTAAATTTGATCCTTCTGAAGGGAAAAATCCGGATCAGCTAAAGCCTGGTGGTGCAAATATTCAGGTTTCAGCCGGTAAGTACAAGATCTCTTTTAACTTGAATAAAGTGGTACCTACATACGAATTGATTTCAGTAGAATAA
- a CDS encoding alpha-amylase family glycosyl hydrolase, whose amino-acid sequence MIKELKFTISIFLLLFISVNLYGIEISRVEPPSWWIGMNNPNLQLLIYGKDLKDTKVKTKEKGIKILSVENADSPDYIFVNIAISSKLKPGTFELTLFRGDMSKTINYEFSKKGQSGKYTGKGFGPEDLIYLLMPDRFINSDISNDNHPEAKEKANYLHAYGRHGGDLNGMIESLDYLSELGVTAIWSTPLLFDNESNASYHGYACSDYYRIDPRFGDNNLFREYVSKAADKGIGVIMDMVPNHSGLEHWWIKNLPFNDWIHQFPAYTQSNYAMSTHADIHASIVDNNRCTMGWFDRAMPDMNLNNPYLLTYFIQNAIWWTEWAGLSGIRVDTYPYSDKNAISQWTKAIMNEYPTMNIVGECWFSTPQEIAYWEGDANNRDGYSSYLTNVMDFSLQEAFGRALKNDGQPGWGEGMFQIYKSISLDFIYSNPFELMIFSDNHDTNRFSEVVKGDKKKFKMMLTMLATLRGIPQLYYGTEIMMKTEDGKLGHGEERMGMIKKERFTENQKEIFNYTSELFNWRKNSRAIASGSMKHYWPYDNFYIYFRILDDEKVMVVINNNTKPIEVDWNKISESVNTGEVGTELFSKNQVISGNILTVEPQSSIIVEFMN is encoded by the coding sequence ATGATTAAAGAATTGAAATTCACTATATCTATTTTTTTATTACTCTTTATATCAGTAAATCTATATGGTATAGAGATTTCTAGGGTAGAGCCACCAAGCTGGTGGATTGGTATGAACAATCCCAATCTGCAGCTATTGATTTATGGCAAAGATTTAAAAGACACAAAAGTTAAAACAAAAGAAAAAGGTATTAAGATATTGTCAGTAGAAAATGCAGATTCTCCAGATTATATTTTTGTAAACATAGCAATTTCATCCAAATTAAAACCTGGTACATTCGAGCTTACTTTATTTAGGGGAGATATGTCAAAAACAATTAATTATGAATTCTCCAAAAAAGGTCAGTCAGGAAAGTATACAGGGAAGGGGTTTGGGCCAGAGGATCTGATATATCTTTTGATGCCAGATAGATTTATTAATTCCGATATATCAAACGATAATCATCCAGAGGCAAAAGAGAAGGCTAATTATCTCCATGCATATGGCAGACACGGAGGCGACTTAAATGGTATGATTGAATCCCTTGATTATCTCAGTGAATTAGGAGTTACTGCCATTTGGTCTACTCCATTGCTTTTTGATAATGAGTCAAATGCATCTTATCACGGATATGCATGTTCTGATTATTACAGAATAGATCCCAGATTTGGAGACAACAATCTTTTTCGAGAATATGTCAGTAAGGCTGCAGATAAAGGAATAGGGGTAATTATGGATATGGTGCCAAACCACTCGGGCCTTGAACACTGGTGGATTAAAAATCTACCCTTTAATGATTGGATACATCAATTCCCTGCCTACACACAGTCGAATTATGCTATGTCCACACATGCTGATATTCATGCTTCAATTGTTGATAACAATAGATGTACAATGGGTTGGTTTGACAGAGCAATGCCAGATATGAACTTAAACAATCCATATTTACTTACATATTTTATTCAAAATGCAATTTGGTGGACAGAATGGGCAGGTCTTTCCGGTATTAGAGTAGACACATATCCATATAGTGACAAAAATGCAATTTCTCAATGGACAAAAGCAATAATGAATGAATATCCAACAATGAATATTGTAGGAGAGTGCTGGTTCTCAACACCACAGGAAATTGCATATTGGGAGGGAGATGCTAATAATAGAGATGGATATTCAAGTTATCTTACAAATGTAATGGACTTCTCCCTTCAAGAAGCATTTGGAAGAGCATTAAAGAATGATGGTCAACCTGGTTGGGGTGAAGGAATGTTCCAGATATACAAATCAATCTCTCTTGATTTTATTTACTCCAATCCTTTTGAACTTATGATTTTTTCCGATAATCATGACACAAACCGATTTTCTGAAGTAGTTAAAGGAGATAAAAAGAAGTTTAAAATGATGTTGACAATGCTTGCTACATTAAGAGGTATTCCACAACTCTATTACGGTACTGAGATTATGATGAAAACAGAAGACGGTAAATTGGGACATGGTGAAGAGAGAATGGGCATGATTAAAAAAGAGAGGTTTACAGAGAATCAAAAGGAGATTTTCAACTATACTTCTGAACTTTTTAACTGGAGAAAAAACTCTAGAGCAATTGCTTCAGGTAGCATGAAACACTACTGGCCGTACGATAATTTTTACATCTATTTTAGAATCCTTGACGATGAAAAGGTAATGGTTGTGATTAATAACAATACCAAACCGATTGAGGTTGACTGGAATAAAATCTCAGAATCAGTAAATACTGGTGAAGTTGGAACTGAATTATTTTCAAAGAATCAAGTAATATCAGGTAATATACTTACTGTAGAGCCTCAAAGCTCAATAATTGTAGAGTTTATGAATTAA
- a CDS encoding alpha-amylase family glycosyl hydrolase — MNKLIISLLTFGLTLFVSCTDKTELKLISNVENPEWVADAVIYEVNIRQFTEEGTFNAFYNHLPRLNEMGVRILWFMPIHPIGEVERKGALGSYYSIKNYKAVNPEFGNIEDFKRVVDKAHEFGMKVIIDWVANHTSRDAEWINNNPEWYIIDSVTNKPVAPFDWTDVAKLDFNNQEMRVAMIDAMKFWIENADIDGFRCDVASEVPVDFWESAVKELYTINPALFMLAEAEDPSLQINAFNMYYGWRFHHIMNGIASGKYNTDTLRAYFSRDIHKFPNNTIPMNFTSNHDENSWNGTEFERLKDYTRQMAALTFVMPGMPLIYNGQEVGFNRRLEFFEKDIIDWKDSSDYTVFYKKLIDLRKENPALSAIKFNGLSEIKTSAPDKIFAFIREAGDNIVISIFNFSQESVDTKFLNSKMDFQLTEFFSGEKINFSDNIQMNPNSFKILIR, encoded by the coding sequence ATGAATAAGCTTATTATAAGTCTGTTAACATTTGGATTAACTCTGTTTGTTTCTTGCACAGATAAAACAGAATTAAAATTAATTTCAAATGTAGAAAATCCTGAGTGGGTGGCTGATGCAGTTATTTATGAGGTTAACATAAGACAGTTTACAGAGGAGGGTACTTTTAATGCTTTTTATAATCATCTTCCAAGGCTTAACGAGATGGGTGTAAGAATTCTATGGTTTATGCCAATACATCCAATCGGGGAGGTTGAGAGAAAAGGTGCTTTGGGAAGCTACTATTCTATTAAGAATTATAAAGCAGTCAATCCTGAGTTTGGTAATATTGAAGATTTTAAGAGAGTCGTTGATAAAGCGCATGAATTTGGAATGAAAGTTATAATTGATTGGGTTGCAAATCATACATCAAGAGATGCTGAATGGATAAATAATAATCCCGAATGGTATATTATTGACAGCGTTACAAATAAACCTGTTGCCCCATTTGACTGGACAGATGTTGCTAAACTTGATTTCAATAATCAGGAGATGAGAGTTGCAATGATTGATGCTATGAAATTCTGGATTGAAAATGCAGATATTGATGGTTTTCGATGTGATGTTGCATCCGAGGTACCTGTTGACTTTTGGGAAAGTGCGGTAAAAGAGCTATATACAATTAATCCAGCTCTCTTCATGTTAGCAGAAGCTGAAGATCCATCACTTCAAATTAATGCATTTAATATGTATTATGGATGGAGATTCCATCATATAATGAATGGAATTGCATCAGGAAAATATAATACAGATACATTAAGAGCATATTTTTCCAGAGATATTCATAAGTTTCCCAATAATACAATACCTATGAATTTTACATCTAATCATGATGAAAACTCTTGGAATGGTACAGAGTTTGAGCGATTAAAGGATTATACCCGTCAAATGGCTGCATTAACATTTGTGATGCCAGGTATGCCTCTAATTTATAATGGGCAGGAGGTTGGATTCAACCGTAGATTAGAGTTTTTTGAGAAAGATATAATTGACTGGAAAGATAGCAGTGATTATACAGTTTTTTATAAAAAATTAATTGATTTGAGGAAAGAGAATCCGGCTTTAAGTGCGATAAAATTTAATGGTTTATCTGAAATTAAGACTTCTGCACCAGACAAAATTTTTGCTTTCATTAGAGAAGCTGGTGATAATATTGTTATTTCAATTTTTAATTTTTCTCAAGAATCTGTTGATACAAAATTTTTGAATTCAAAAATGGATTTTCAACTAACAGAGTTTTTTTCAGGTGAAAAGATTAATTTTTCTGACAATATTCAAATGAATCCAAATAGTTTTAAGATTTTAATAAGATGA